One Pygocentrus nattereri isolate fPygNat1 chromosome 12, fPygNat1.pri, whole genome shotgun sequence DNA window includes the following coding sequences:
- the LOC119264651 gene encoding uncharacterized protein LOC119264651 isoform X1, producing the protein MDRFITRLKKLREHHKKQEEKYQHILNQQEKEQQKTLELLNKSMENTKPVGRVRPNKKAEQEESDESINLSEEDLVSSHSEYEPDGSESDSESCLSLSTQLSSSSVLSKEVENGTSHMRGSDCLRQFSLECQAKHPECLRSTRLRKHIATLCQMMNLKNSEMDQVAKFMGHDIRVHREYYRLSENTIQLAKISKLLIAIEKGNHTYLGRSLEELELDGDTLDGEKSDGECPPGEKKQKTSSRAPSPQDHLETGVEGSCGEQQSDGECLPGKKKEKRSSKASSPKDKLATCEEDSCGEEKSNRECSPVKKKQKMSSGASSQEDHLETSDKDTSAEQQSENVRSPVQKKRPSSRTQNADLVEDVETRKSDRKHTVQPRRPWTDREKEAVWRHLTKYRALKNVPGKADCLRCIQAELALKTRTWKDIKNFVYNSITTEKRKAASLITKT; encoded by the exons ATGGATCGTTTTATAACGCGATTAAAGAAACTTCGTGAGCATCACAAGAAGCAGGAGGAGAAGTATCAGCACATCCTCAACCAGCAGGAAAAGGAGCAGCAGAAGACTTTAGAGCTGCTGAACAAG aGCATGGAGAACACAAAGCCTGTTGGCAGAGTGAGGCCAAACAAGAAG GCTGAGCAGGAAGAGAGTGACGAGTCCATTAATTTGTCTGAAGAGGATCTGGTGTCATCACATTCGGAATATGAACCTGATGGCAGCGAGTCTGACTCTGAAAGTTGTCTCTCCCTTTCAACCCAGCTGTCTTCCAGCTCGGTCCTGTCCAAGGAAGTTGAAAACG GAACCAGCCATATGAGAGGGTCAGACTGCCTCCGCCAATTTTCATTGGAATGCCAGGCCAAACATCCAGAGTGTTTAAGATCCACCAGATTAAGGAAGCACATAGCCACTCTTTGCCAAATGATGAACTTGAAAAATTCAGAAATGGATCAGGTGGCAAAGTTCATGGGTCACGATATACGTGTCCACCGTGAATATTACAGACTCTCTGAAAACACCATTCAGCTTGCTAAAATTAGCAAACTGTTGATTGCCATAGAGAAAGGAAATCACACTTATCTGGGACGGTCTCTagaggagctggagctggatgGAGACACTCTGGATGGTGAAAAATCAG atGGTGAATGTCCGCCAGGCGAAAAGAAGCAAAAGACATCCTCGAGAGCTCCATCCCCTCAGGATCATTTGGAGACGGGTGTCGAGGGTTCTTGTGGAGAACAACAATCAG ATGGTGAATGTCTGCCAGgcaaaaagaaggaaaagaggtCCTCAAAGGCTTCATCCCCGAAAGATAAGTTAGCAACATGTGAAGAGGATTCTTGTGGAGAAGAAAAATCAA aCCGTGAATGTTCGCCAGTCAAAAAGAAGCAAAAGATGTCCTCTGGAGCGTCATCCCAAGAAGATCATTTGGAGACAAGTGACAAGGATACTTCTGCAGAACAACAATCAG AGAACGTTCGTTCCCCTGTCCAAAAGAAGAGGCCTTCCTCCAGGACTCAAAATGCAGACCTTGTTGAAGATGTAGAGACAAGAAAATCAG ATCGTAAACACACAGTCCAGCCCAGGCGACCATGGAccgacagagagaaggaggcagTGTGGCGTCACCTGACAAAGTATCGTGCCCTAAAGAATGTTCCAGGAAAAGCGGACTGCCTTCGGTGCATCCAAGCAGAGCTTGCTTTGAAGACAAGAACATGGAAAGACATCAAAAATTTTGTTTACAATAGTATTACAACAGAAAAGCGAAAGGCTGCTTCTCTCATTACAAAAACCTAG
- the LOC119264651 gene encoding claspin-like isoform X2 yields the protein MDRFITRLKKLREHHKKQEEKYQHILNQQEKEQQKTLELLNKSMENTKPVGRVRPNKKAEQEESDESINLSEEDLVSSHSEYEPDGSESDSESCLSLSTQLSSSSVLSKEVENDGECPPGEKKQKTSSRAPSPQDHLETGVEGSCGEQQSDGECLPGKKKEKRSSKASSPKDKLATCEEDSCGEEKSNRECSPVKKKQKMSSGASSQEDHLETSDKDTSAEQQSENVRSPVQKKRPSSRTQNADLVEDVETRKSDRKHTVQPRRPWTDREKEAVWRHLTKYRALKNVPGKADCLRCIQAELALKTRTWKDIKNFVYNSITTEKRKAASLITKT from the exons ATGGATCGTTTTATAACGCGATTAAAGAAACTTCGTGAGCATCACAAGAAGCAGGAGGAGAAGTATCAGCACATCCTCAACCAGCAGGAAAAGGAGCAGCAGAAGACTTTAGAGCTGCTGAACAAG aGCATGGAGAACACAAAGCCTGTTGGCAGAGTGAGGCCAAACAAGAAG GCTGAGCAGGAAGAGAGTGACGAGTCCATTAATTTGTCTGAAGAGGATCTGGTGTCATCACATTCGGAATATGAACCTGATGGCAGCGAGTCTGACTCTGAAAGTTGTCTCTCCCTTTCAACCCAGCTGTCTTCCAGCTCGGTCCTGTCCAAGGAAGTTGAAAACG atGGTGAATGTCCGCCAGGCGAAAAGAAGCAAAAGACATCCTCGAGAGCTCCATCCCCTCAGGATCATTTGGAGACGGGTGTCGAGGGTTCTTGTGGAGAACAACAATCAG ATGGTGAATGTCTGCCAGgcaaaaagaaggaaaagaggtCCTCAAAGGCTTCATCCCCGAAAGATAAGTTAGCAACATGTGAAGAGGATTCTTGTGGAGAAGAAAAATCAA aCCGTGAATGTTCGCCAGTCAAAAAGAAGCAAAAGATGTCCTCTGGAGCGTCATCCCAAGAAGATCATTTGGAGACAAGTGACAAGGATACTTCTGCAGAACAACAATCAG AGAACGTTCGTTCCCCTGTCCAAAAGAAGAGGCCTTCCTCCAGGACTCAAAATGCAGACCTTGTTGAAGATGTAGAGACAAGAAAATCAG ATCGTAAACACACAGTCCAGCCCAGGCGACCATGGAccgacagagagaaggaggcagTGTGGCGTCACCTGACAAAGTATCGTGCCCTAAAGAATGTTCCAGGAAAAGCGGACTGCCTTCGGTGCATCCAAGCAGAGCTTGCTTTGAAGACAAGAACATGGAAAGACATCAAAAATTTTGTTTACAATAGTATTACAACAGAAAAGCGAAAGGCTGCTTCTCTCATTACAAAAACCTAG